In Scleropages formosus chromosome 20, fSclFor1.1, whole genome shotgun sequence, a single window of DNA contains:
- the LOC108939754 gene encoding transmembrane protein 56-B-like isoform X3, whose amino-acid sequence MTRSTKTRSDLLLLACNWRAMGDGFFVCHHLAALYAYGYVLSRGVLPYFANFRLISELSTPFVNQRWFFEVLSVPRTDRLVVANGIMMTVVFFLVRIAVIPSYYSRVVATFGTPAFVRLGLGPQVAWIVSSVCLDVLNTIWMYKIARGCYKVLTGRSRSSKGANLDKQNHHNDSYLNNHID is encoded by the exons ATGACGCGGTCAACAAAGACCCGGTCTG ACCTCCTGCTCCTGGCCTGCAACTGGCGCGCGATGGGAGACGGTTTCTTCGTGTGTCACCACCTGGCGGCGCTCTACGCATACGGATATGTCTTG AGCCGAGGAGTGCTGCCGTACTTCGCCAACTTCCGCCTCATTTCAGAGCTGTCAACACCGTTTGTCAACCAGCG ATGGTTCTTCGAGGTCCTCTCAGTCCCACGTACAGACCGCCTGGTGGTGGCCAACGGCATAATGATGACGGTGGTCTTCTTCCTGGTCCGCATCGCCGTGATTCCCTCCTACTATTCCCGGGTGGTGGCCACTTTCGGGACCCCTGCGTTTGTCCGCCTAGGCCTTGGGCCCCAGGTGGCCTGGATCGTCTCCAGTGTCTGTCTGGATGTCCTGAACACCATCTGGATGTACAAAATTGCCAGGGGGTGCTACAAGGTCCTGACTGGGAGAAGCAGGAGCTCAAAAGGCGCCAACCTTGACAAGCAGAACCATCACAATGACTCATACCTCAACAACCATATAGATTGA
- the LOC108939754 gene encoding transmembrane protein 56-B-like isoform X1, producing MDVRELSVVAGSFVGFQLLFSMGSPRLCAALAPGYSRLPPDKHAEWNSRLVSTIHALIVGLFCLYILRFDDAVNKDPVWGDPQLVKLNVAITCGYLLYDLLLLACNWRAMGDGFFVCHHLAALYAYGYVLVRLGVAPSTLARLKTQMAHMPYCATDSRGVLPYFANFRLISELSTPFVNQRWFFEVLSVPRTDRLVVANGIMMTVVFFLVRIAVIPSYYSRVVATFGTPAFVRLGLGPQVAWIVSSVCLDVLNTIWMYKIARGCYKVLTGRSRSSKGANLDKQNHHNDSYLNNHID from the exons ATGGACGTGCGAGAGCTGAGCGTGGTGGCCGGCAGCTTCGTGGGGTTCCAGCTGCTCTTCTCCATGGGCAGCCCCCGCCTCTGCGCGGCCCTCGCCCCCGGGTACAGCCGCCTGCCCCCTGACAAGCACGCCGAATGGAACTCGAG GCTCGTGTCCACCATCCACGCGCTCATCGTTGGCCTCTTCTGCCTCTACATCTTGCGGTTCGATGACGCGGTCAACAAAGACCCGGTCTG GGGGGACCCCCAGCTTGTCAAGCTCAACGTGGCCATAACGTGCGGCTATCTGCTCTACG ACCTCCTGCTCCTGGCCTGCAACTGGCGCGCGATGGGAGACGGTTTCTTCGTGTGTCACCACCTGGCGGCGCTCTACGCATACGGATATGTCTTGGTGCGACTCGGGGTGGCACCCAGCACGCTCGCTCGGCTAAAGACGCAAATGGCTCATATGCCGTACTGCGCCACGGAT AGCCGAGGAGTGCTGCCGTACTTCGCCAACTTCCGCCTCATTTCAGAGCTGTCAACACCGTTTGTCAACCAGCG ATGGTTCTTCGAGGTCCTCTCAGTCCCACGTACAGACCGCCTGGTGGTGGCCAACGGCATAATGATGACGGTGGTCTTCTTCCTGGTCCGCATCGCCGTGATTCCCTCCTACTATTCCCGGGTGGTGGCCACTTTCGGGACCCCTGCGTTTGTCCGCCTAGGCCTTGGGCCCCAGGTGGCCTGGATCGTCTCCAGTGTCTGTCTGGATGTCCTGAACACCATCTGGATGTACAAAATTGCCAGGGGGTGCTACAAGGTCCTGACTGGGAGAAGCAGGAGCTCAAAAGGCGCCAACCTTGACAAGCAGAACCATCACAATGACTCATACCTCAACAACCATATAGATTGA
- the LOC108939754 gene encoding transmembrane protein 56-B-like isoform X2, producing the protein MDVRELSVVAGSFVGFQLLFSMGSPRLCAALAPGYSRLPPDKHAEWNSRLVSTIHALIVGLFCLYILRFDDAVNKDPVWGDPQLVKLNVAITCGYLLYDLLLLACNWRAMGDGFFVCHHLAALYAYGYVLSRGVLPYFANFRLISELSTPFVNQRWFFEVLSVPRTDRLVVANGIMMTVVFFLVRIAVIPSYYSRVVATFGTPAFVRLGLGPQVAWIVSSVCLDVLNTIWMYKIARGCYKVLTGRSRSSKGANLDKQNHHNDSYLNNHID; encoded by the exons ATGGACGTGCGAGAGCTGAGCGTGGTGGCCGGCAGCTTCGTGGGGTTCCAGCTGCTCTTCTCCATGGGCAGCCCCCGCCTCTGCGCGGCCCTCGCCCCCGGGTACAGCCGCCTGCCCCCTGACAAGCACGCCGAATGGAACTCGAG GCTCGTGTCCACCATCCACGCGCTCATCGTTGGCCTCTTCTGCCTCTACATCTTGCGGTTCGATGACGCGGTCAACAAAGACCCGGTCTG GGGGGACCCCCAGCTTGTCAAGCTCAACGTGGCCATAACGTGCGGCTATCTGCTCTACG ACCTCCTGCTCCTGGCCTGCAACTGGCGCGCGATGGGAGACGGTTTCTTCGTGTGTCACCACCTGGCGGCGCTCTACGCATACGGATATGTCTTG AGCCGAGGAGTGCTGCCGTACTTCGCCAACTTCCGCCTCATTTCAGAGCTGTCAACACCGTTTGTCAACCAGCG ATGGTTCTTCGAGGTCCTCTCAGTCCCACGTACAGACCGCCTGGTGGTGGCCAACGGCATAATGATGACGGTGGTCTTCTTCCTGGTCCGCATCGCCGTGATTCCCTCCTACTATTCCCGGGTGGTGGCCACTTTCGGGACCCCTGCGTTTGTCCGCCTAGGCCTTGGGCCCCAGGTGGCCTGGATCGTCTCCAGTGTCTGTCTGGATGTCCTGAACACCATCTGGATGTACAAAATTGCCAGGGGGTGCTACAAGGTCCTGACTGGGAGAAGCAGGAGCTCAAAAGGCGCCAACCTTGACAAGCAGAACCATCACAATGACTCATACCTCAACAACCATATAGATTGA